One genomic region from Gossypium hirsutum isolate 1008001.06 chromosome D13, Gossypium_hirsutum_v2.1, whole genome shotgun sequence encodes:
- the LOC107919458 gene encoding uncharacterized protein yields MDSSSSSMNHTISLEELKLFHTIDRAIFSRLVLNLQRQPFESMHVMALFLWLENYSCTPGLNLVYKIHPWSDPLINALADETVQCLICLNTDEFPFSHFHDDKCTIPLIRKLTGNEISLRFFHENRVEIVRRITQLVRDICLRAFDDIMKLIHDPLIMPVYSEKKMGNQQNLKPNLGFLIGAQRNNEMEDLWKGIHNINIKSLEENNGKKKENKQVEADDRTVFLTFSKGYSVSEAEVRDFFTRKFGKNFEGIEMQEVVEGEQPLYAKLVVKYGSDIEMILNGKQKAKFSINGKHVWARKYVRKNHKSSPSKVESHHLQ; encoded by the exons ATGgattcatcttcatcttcaatgAACCACACAATTTCCCTGGAAGAACTCAAGCTGTTCCACACCATAGACCGAGCTATCTTCTCCAGGCTTGTTTTGAACCTTCAACGCCAACCCTTCGAGTCAATGCACGTCATGGCTCTATTCCTTTGGCTCGAAAACTATAGTTGTACCCCTGGTCTGAACCTTGTTTACAAAATCCATCCCTGGTCTGATCCACTCATCAATGCATTAGCCGATGAAACTGTCCAATGCTTGATTTGTTTAAACACCGACGAGTTCCCTTTCAGTCATTTCCATGACGATAAATGTACAATCCCATTGATTCGAAAGTTAACTGGGAACGAAATTTCTCTCCGTTTCTTTCACGAAAATCGTGTCGAGATTGTTCGTAGGATCACTCAACTTGTTCGCGACATTTGTTTAAGAGCCTTCGATGATATAATGAAATTGATTCATGATCCATTGATTATGCCTGTTTATAGTGAGAAGAAGATGGGAAATCAGCAAAATTTGAAACCAAATTTGGGTTTTCTCATTGGAGCTCAAAGGAACAACGAAATGGAGGATCTCTGGAAAGGTATACATAATATTAACATTAAAAGCTTGGAAGAGAATAATggtaagaagaaagaaaataagcaaGTTGAAGCAGATGATAGAACTGTTTTCTTAACATTCTCTAAAGGGTACTCTGTTTCTGAGGCTGAAGTGAGAGACTTCTTCACCAG gaaatttgggaaaaattttgAAGGAATTGAAATGCAAGAAGTGGTTGAAGGGGAGCAGCCATTATATGCAAAGTTGGTAGTGAAGTATGGTTCAGACATTGAAATGATACTGAATGGGAAGCAGAAAGCTAAGTTCTCAATCAATGGAAAGCATGTTTGGGCTCGTAAGTATGTGCGTAAGAACCATAAGTCATCGCCTTCAAAGGTGGAATCCCATCATCTTCAATGA